The Usitatibacter rugosus genome segment GTTCACGCTCGACCTCACGATGCGGCCCACGCAGCCGCCGATCCTGCAGGGCGACCGGGGCTTCAGCCGCAAGGGACCCTCCCTGGAATACGCCAGCTACTACTACAGCGAGCCCCATCTCGAGGTCACCGGCACCGTGCGGGTCGGTGGCAAATCGCTTCCTGTGCGCGGTACCGCGTGGCTCGATCACGAATGGTCCAGCGCTCCGCTCGCCAAGGAGGCCGTCGGTTGGGATTGGGTGGGCCTCAACTTCGAGGATGGCGCCGCCCTGATGGCCTTTCGCATGCGCGGCCGCACCGGCAATGTCGTGTGGGCCGGCGGTACCTATCGACCCGCCCGCGGAGAACCGGTCACGCTCGGCCCCGACGATGTTCGCTTCACGCCGCTGCGCTCGTGGAAATCGCCCCGAACCGCGACCGACTATCCCGTCGCGATGGAGGTGCGCGCCGGCGGACGCACCTGGAAGCTGGAGCCGCTGCTCGATGACCAGGAGCTGGACGCGCGCGGCAGCACCGGCACGCTCTACTGGGAAGGCGCGGTGAAGGTCACGGGCTCCTCCGCGGGCAAGGGCTACCTCGAGCTCACCGGTTACCGCGAGAAGCTGCCGTTCTGAGTCCGCTATCATCGCGGCCATGACGGCGAACGTGCTGCGCGACGTGCATCCCGAGCAGGGCGTTCGCGCCGAGGTGGGCGAGATCGCGGCCATCGAGGCGCTGCGCGGCGTCGCGGTGCTGTGGGTGATCCTCTTCCACTACTGGGTGCTGCGCGTGGACGCGTTCCCGAAGGATCCGTGGAACGCCTTCATCGCCTCGGTGCCGCCGCTTCGCGCGATCGTCTCCAACGGCTACCTCGGGGTCGAGCTCTTCTTCCTCATCACCGGGTTCCTGCTCACGCTGCCGTGGTTCCGCCACGCACTGCAGGGCCGGCCCGCACCCTCGGCCCGCGGCTTCTACGTGCGGCGGATCCGGCGCATCGTGCCGGCCTACTACGTGCAGCTCTTCTTCCTGATCGTGGTGTTCGTGCCGCTCTACTACGGCTCGAACTACTGGATGAGGAACCTCGGGTACCTCGCCTACAACATTCCCGCGCACCTCTCGTTCCTGCACTACACGACGCCGCTGTCCTCGGCGTCGATGAACGTGAACGGCGCGCTCTGGACGCTGACGCTCGAGGCGCAGTACTACGTGATCCTCCCGCTGCTGGCGCCGCTCTTCGTGCGCGCGCCCTGGCGGACGCTCGTGGCGCTGCTGGTGATCGCGACCGCCTGGCGCTGGTTCTCGCTGCACGACATGAATGCGTTCGTGGCGTGGCAGAAGTCGCTGGCGTACAAGGATGTCCCCGAGTCGGCGATCCGCCACCTGGTGGAGACGCAGCTTCCGGCCTTCCTCGGCCACTTCGCGCTCGGCGTGATGCTGGGACGCGCGTGGCTGCTGTCGAAAGGGGGTTGGAGCCCTGCCACCACCGCAGCGTGGGTTGTCGCGGCCTGCGGCGGACTCACGATGGTCTACCTCGTCCACTCGTCGCTGCCCGGCTTCTTCGGCGGCTCGACGTGGGCCACCGCACCGATCGCCTTCGCGCTCGCGATGCACGTGGCGATCACCGTGGCCCCACGCATCGGGCAGGCGCTCGCGATCGCCCCGCTTCGCTTCCTGGGCCGCATCAGCTACTCGGCCTACCTCTACCACCTGCCGTTCCTCTTCAACTGGAACCTGTACGGCCCGGCGGACTGGGGCTGGATGAGCTTCGCCACCTACGCCACGATGGTGCTCGCCGTCTCGTACCTCTCGTACCGGTTCGTCGAAATCCCCTTCATGAAGCCCGCACGGAAAGAGCCATGGCCGACAAACGCTGCCCCTGGTGCCTCGGGAGCCCCGAGTACATCGCCTACCACGACCGCGAGTGGGGACGCCCCGTCCACGACGATCGCGTCTTCTTCGAATTCCTGATCCTCGAGGGCGCGCAGGCCGGGCTCTCGTGGTCGACGATCCTCGCCAAGCGCGAGAACTACCGGAAGGCCTTCGCGGGCTTCGACCCGGTGAAA includes the following:
- a CDS encoding lipocalin-like domain-containing protein, whose protein sequence is MLVQAFAGTLVLASVSLLAGTLLLTGTAVASDTATYDPVVPGRAIRLPEDAGAHPGHRLEWWYVTGHLDSDEGPLGFQVTFFRARNPDAEGRASRFAPSQLLFAHAALAQPSHGRLRHEERNARAGFGLAEARTGGTDVFIDDWSMKFAEGAYRTRIPGDAFTLDLTMRPTQPPILQGDRGFSRKGPSLEYASYYYSEPHLEVTGTVRVGGKSLPVRGTAWLDHEWSSAPLAKEAVGWDWVGLNFEDGAALMAFRMRGRTGNVVWAGGTYRPARGEPVTLGPDDVRFTPLRSWKSPRTATDYPVAMEVRAGGRTWKLEPLLDDQELDARGSTGTLYWEGAVKVTGSSAGKGYLELTGYREKLPF
- a CDS encoding acyltransferase family protein, which codes for MTANVLRDVHPEQGVRAEVGEIAAIEALRGVAVLWVILFHYWVLRVDAFPKDPWNAFIASVPPLRAIVSNGYLGVELFFLITGFLLTLPWFRHALQGRPAPSARGFYVRRIRRIVPAYYVQLFFLIVVFVPLYYGSNYWMRNLGYLAYNIPAHLSFLHYTTPLSSASMNVNGALWTLTLEAQYYVILPLLAPLFVRAPWRTLVALLVIATAWRWFSLHDMNAFVAWQKSLAYKDVPESAIRHLVETQLPAFLGHFALGVMLGRAWLLSKGGWSPATTAAWVVAACGGLTMVYLVHSSLPGFFGGSTWATAPIAFALAMHVAITVAPRIGQALAIAPLRFLGRISYSAYLYHLPFLFNWNLYGPADWGWMSFATYATMVLAVSYLSYRFVEIPFMKPARKEPWPTNAAPGASGAPSTSPTTTASGDAPSTTIASSSNS